In the genome of Acetobacter oryzifermentans, one region contains:
- a CDS encoding N-formylglutamate amidohydrolase, producing MKNLAHSLLPRHLARLLENAPQTDLPDQAGRAISPAPFKVQGTVGAPIVLASPHSGQFYPETFVQNARQPLSVLRSGEDSHIHLLAEQAHALGPALLHATFPRVFCDVNRGAWDLDTRMFHGPIPAFVRPTERGLAGLGSIPRIVGNRKPIYWHRLPFMEAALRIRHYWMPYHAALADMLEKTRVKHGICLLLDLHSMPDMPETACPDFVLGDAHGTTCHPDIISAAEQTLQNLGFRTTRNQPYAGGYITRHYGRPQQNLHALQIEMRRSLYMDEETHICHAGFAPLSNALARVTEKLLKLFPASHGL from the coding sequence ATGAAAAATCTTGCCCACTCCCTGCTGCCTCGCCATTTAGCACGTTTGCTGGAAAACGCACCACAGACAGATTTGCCAGATCAGGCAGGCCGGGCCATCTCCCCTGCTCCGTTTAAGGTGCAAGGTACCGTGGGCGCGCCTATTGTGCTGGCTTCTCCGCATTCCGGGCAGTTTTATCCAGAAACCTTTGTGCAAAATGCCCGTCAGCCACTTTCTGTCTTACGTAGTGGAGAGGATAGCCATATTCACCTTTTGGCAGAACAGGCACACGCGCTAGGGCCTGCTTTGCTGCATGCTACCTTCCCTCGTGTGTTTTGCGATGTAAATCGTGGCGCGTGGGATCTCGATACCCGCATGTTTCACGGCCCCATTCCCGCTTTTGTGCGCCCTACAGAGCGTGGTCTTGCTGGCCTTGGCTCCATTCCGCGCATCGTAGGTAACAGAAAACCCATTTACTGGCACCGTCTGCCCTTTATGGAAGCTGCCTTGCGCATCCGCCATTACTGGATGCCTTACCACGCAGCATTGGCCGATATGCTGGAAAAAACACGCGTAAAACACGGCATCTGCCTGCTGCTAGACTTACATTCCATGCCCGATATGCCAGAAACTGCCTGCCCAGACTTTGTATTGGGCGATGCCCACGGCACCACATGCCACCCGGATATTATCAGCGCAGCCGAACAAACCTTGCAGAATTTGGGCTTTCGTACCACGCGCAACCAGCCTTATGCAGGCGGATATATCACTCGCCATTACGGCAGACCGCAGCAAAACCTACATGCCCTGCAAATTGAAATGCGTAGAAGCCTGTACATGGATGAAGAAACCCACATCTGCCACGCAGGCTTTGCTCCGCTCTCCAACGCATTGGCGCGTGTTACAGAAAAACTGTTGAAGCTCTTTCCCGCATCTCACGGTTTATAG
- a CDS encoding site-specific integrase: MKDAPRSAATGRYVDKLVEYFGDTKLSSINNASLRGAYAKILKDAEKSAPSTKKRAVRTPLQAILEFGAIQGWCDRPAFAPISVPTTIKRFLLPEQATALVQHAAPHLQPLFVFLLGTGCRLSEALDLQWKDVNLHGARAVVWQKQGRQRHVDLCPAVICWLSSIELRDGYVFRPEKKTVHGIITGERYHDSGRQYGGQIKNGWAGACQRAGLPGRIREWTPKGQNKAKRAFVPEFTPHDLRHTWASWHYCVHKDLLLLKSDGDWSSINTVTIYAKLMPPVYREDIIRWWRDGPRIIPSP; this comes from the coding sequence ATGAAAGATGCGCCACGTTCAGCAGCAACAGGGCGTTATGTAGATAAGCTCGTGGAATACTTTGGAGATACCAAACTTTCCAGCATTAATAATGCCTCACTTCGAGGTGCATATGCCAAAATATTGAAGGATGCAGAAAAGTCAGCCCCATCCACAAAGAAGCGAGCGGTCAGAACGCCATTACAGGCAATCCTAGAGTTTGGGGCAATACAAGGCTGGTGCGATCGACCGGCCTTTGCGCCAATCTCCGTACCGACCACCATTAAGCGTTTTCTGTTGCCCGAGCAGGCAACGGCGCTAGTCCAGCATGCCGCACCACATTTGCAGCCATTATTCGTTTTTCTGCTGGGGACTGGGTGCCGTCTATCAGAGGCGCTGGATCTACAATGGAAAGATGTCAACCTACACGGGGCACGTGCCGTTGTCTGGCAAAAGCAAGGTCGGCAGAGACACGTTGATTTATGCCCAGCCGTTATCTGCTGGCTATCATCTATAGAGTTACGGGACGGTTATGTATTCAGGCCCGAGAAAAAAACCGTGCATGGGATCATAACGGGGGAACGTTACCACGATTCTGGACGCCAGTATGGAGGCCAGATTAAAAACGGATGGGCAGGAGCTTGCCAACGTGCCGGTTTGCCTGGGCGAATTCGGGAATGGACTCCAAAAGGGCAGAATAAGGCAAAGCGGGCCTTCGTGCCGGAGTTTACACCCCATGATCTGCGACACACATGGGCGTCATGGCATTACTGCGTGCATAAGGATCTGCTTCTACTGAAATCAGATGGTGACTGGAGCAGCATCAATACCGTGACGATATATGCCAAACTCATGCCGCCAGTGTATCGGGAAGATATTATCAGGTGGTGGCGGGATGGCCCGCGCATCATTCCGAGCCCATAA
- the bet gene encoding phage recombination protein Bet, which produces MSNAIELHQEKERELIHILKDSLYPGAADDSVRMVIGYCRAASLDVMKKPVHIVPMWDNKAKAMRDVVMPGIALYRIEASRTGEYIGKSEPEFGPLITTELGGVRVRFPEWCRMTVRRLVHGRECEFTAKEYWLENYATAKKDTDAPNAMWKKRAFGQLAKCAEAQALRMAFPEQTGGTNTDDEMDGKALGPVVDVTPQHSRITEQKTPTPVKNKNTTIDYRSFVSKRLQDCIDANNVENEWNLWRGEVQKCADQGYPIPEDVQSDVQDMIAAKRAEFAQEHVAAPVDKVPA; this is translated from the coding sequence ATGAGTAATGCTATCGAATTGCATCAGGAAAAAGAGCGCGAACTGATCCATATTTTGAAGGACAGCCTATATCCGGGTGCCGCAGATGACAGCGTTAGAATGGTCATTGGATACTGCCGCGCCGCATCTTTAGATGTCATGAAAAAGCCGGTCCATATCGTGCCGATGTGGGACAACAAAGCGAAGGCAATGCGCGATGTTGTCATGCCGGGTATCGCTCTTTACCGCATAGAAGCATCCAGAACCGGCGAATACATCGGAAAGAGTGAGCCTGAATTTGGCCCGCTCATCACCACAGAACTTGGAGGGGTGCGCGTAAGGTTCCCAGAATGGTGCCGCATGACAGTGCGCCGTCTTGTTCATGGCCGGGAATGCGAGTTTACAGCCAAGGAATACTGGCTCGAGAACTATGCAACTGCCAAAAAGGATACAGACGCGCCTAACGCAATGTGGAAAAAGCGGGCTTTCGGCCAGTTGGCAAAATGTGCTGAAGCGCAGGCCTTGCGCATGGCGTTCCCAGAGCAGACAGGCGGGACGAATACAGATGATGAAATGGACGGAAAGGCTCTGGGCCCAGTTGTTGATGTCACACCTCAGCATAGCCGCATTACAGAGCAAAAGACACCAACGCCAGTTAAGAACAAAAACACCACTATAGATTACCGCTCTTTTGTATCTAAGCGCCTACAGGACTGCATTGACGCGAACAATGTGGAAAATGAATGGAACCTATGGCGCGGAGAAGTTCAGAAGTGCGCCGACCAAGGATACCCTATTCCCGAAGACGTACAATCCGACGTGCAGGACATGATCGCCGCCAAACGCGCAGAGTTTGCGCAGGAACATGTCGCTGCGCCGGTTGATAAGGTACCGGCATGA
- a CDS encoding helix-turn-helix domain-containing protein codes for MQLSEYLSQNNETARAFGSKIGVKGPATIYRYMQGIRFPSARILKKIEEATNGEVTANDFLSTSFVSASTQEAAR; via the coding sequence ATGCAGCTTTCAGAATATCTTTCTCAGAATAATGAGACTGCCCGTGCTTTTGGCAGCAAAATTGGCGTCAAAGGACCGGCCACAATCTACCGGTATATGCAGGGCATTCGGTTTCCGTCTGCTCGCATTCTCAAGAAAATTGAAGAGGCCACCAATGGTGAAGTAACCGCTAATGACTTCTTGTCCACCTCGTTCGTTAGCGCCTCCACGCAGGAGGCTGCACGATGA
- the htpG gene encoding molecular chaperone HtpG codes for MTETTQNTTPNAETREFSAEVGRMLDLVVHSLYSEREIFLRELVANAADATDRRRFEALTDGARALPEDAKIHINPDKDARLLTITDDGSGMTKEELINNLGTIARSGTRAFGQQLENAKPEDRPSLIGQFGVGFYAAFMVADKVDVVSRRAGSDEAWRWTSDGRGSYTLEPATRDKPGTDITLHIKSDAEEFLDPTRLQTVIRKWSDNIAWPVTILHDGKEETANEGKALWLKPKSDITEEQLEEFYRHLTHNFDKPWDTLHWRAEGTIEFAALLFIPSMRPFEFAEQTRESKLRLHVRRMFITDEAEILPPWLRFVQGVVDTEDLPLNVSREMLQATPVLARIRKAVTSKVMGELKTRAKDAENYAAFWENFGPVLKEGMWDDPAHRTEVAALSRFRSSAVDGLTSLDEYVSRMKPEQDAIYYVTGDSAEVLAASPQIEGFKARGVEVLLLSDPVDSFWPDRLGTYEGKTLRNVAQGMTDLEKFGAPEETSAEKADMETLIPVLKDALGQDVSDVCATDRLVSSAMVLSAPEGGPDLQLRKLMQRSGQSMPEAAPILELNPAHPIVHTLAQKVKAGEKVDTLAHILLDVASIQNGETPKDVNAFSRRLMEYLAQDAKPEAPKA; via the coding sequence ATGACAGAAACAACCCAGAACACCACACCCAATGCCGAAACGCGGGAGTTTAGTGCAGAAGTTGGGCGGATGCTGGATCTGGTTGTCCACTCTCTCTATTCTGAAAGAGAAATTTTCCTGCGCGAACTGGTGGCCAACGCGGCAGACGCCACAGACCGCAGACGCTTTGAAGCCCTGACAGATGGTGCCCGCGCCCTGCCAGAAGATGCCAAAATTCACATTAACCCTGACAAAGATGCGCGCCTGTTAACCATTACCGATGATGGTTCAGGCATGACCAAGGAAGAATTGATTAACAACCTTGGCACCATTGCACGCTCTGGCACCCGTGCTTTTGGCCAGCAGCTTGAAAACGCAAAACCCGAAGATCGCCCCAGCCTGATTGGTCAGTTTGGCGTAGGCTTTTATGCAGCCTTTATGGTGGCGGATAAAGTGGATGTGGTTTCTCGCCGTGCCGGATCTGATGAAGCATGGCGCTGGACTTCTGATGGGCGTGGATCTTACACACTGGAACCCGCCACGCGGGACAAGCCGGGCACAGATATTACCCTGCACATCAAGTCTGACGCTGAAGAGTTTCTGGATCCTACCCGTCTGCAAACTGTTATCCGCAAATGGTCGGACAATATTGCATGGCCTGTTACCATTCTGCATGATGGCAAAGAAGAAACAGCCAACGAAGGCAAGGCCCTTTGGCTAAAACCCAAAAGTGACATTACAGAAGAACAGCTAGAAGAATTCTACCGCCATCTCACCCATAATTTTGATAAACCGTGGGATACGTTGCATTGGCGCGCAGAAGGCACCATTGAATTTGCAGCCCTGCTGTTTATCCCTTCCATGCGGCCTTTTGAATTTGCGGAACAAACGCGTGAAAGCAAGCTGCGCCTGCATGTGCGCCGCATGTTTATTACCGATGAAGCCGAAATTCTGCCGCCATGGCTGCGCTTTGTGCAGGGTGTTGTAGATACGGAAGATCTGCCGCTTAACGTCTCGCGCGAAATGTTGCAGGCCACACCTGTTCTGGCCCGTATCCGCAAGGCTGTTACAAGTAAGGTGATGGGTGAGCTCAAAACCCGCGCCAAAGATGCCGAAAACTATGCAGCATTTTGGGAAAACTTTGGCCCAGTTCTGAAAGAAGGCATGTGGGATGATCCCGCACACCGTACAGAAGTTGCCGCACTCAGCCGCTTCCGTTCCAGCGCCGTGGATGGTCTGACATCTCTGGATGAGTATGTCAGCCGCATGAAGCCAGAACAGGATGCCATCTACTACGTAACGGGTGACAGCGCAGAAGTGCTGGCAGCATCTCCTCAGATTGAAGGCTTCAAGGCGCGCGGTGTGGAAGTGCTGCTGTTGTCTGACCCAGTGGATTCCTTCTGGCCGGATCGTCTGGGCACGTATGAGGGCAAAACCCTGCGCAACGTGGCACAGGGTATGACTGATCTGGAAAAATTTGGCGCGCCAGAAGAAACATCAGCCGAAAAAGCAGATATGGAAACTCTGATTCCAGTTCTGAAGGACGCACTAGGGCAAGATGTTTCAGACGTATGCGCCACAGACCGTCTGGTTTCCAGCGCAATGGTGTTGAGTGCGCCAGAAGGTGGGCCTGATCTACAATTACGCAAGCTCATGCAACGCAGTGGGCAGAGCATGCCAGAAGCTGCACCCATTCTGGAACTCAACCCGGCTCATCCTATCGTGCACACGCTGGCGCAAAAGGTAAAAGCGGGGGAAAAAGTAGATACTCTGGCCCATATCCTGCTGGATGTTGCCAGTATCCAGAATGGTGAGACACCCAAGGATGTAAATGCCTTTTCTCGCCGTCTGATGGAATATCTGGCACAGGATGCAAAGCCTGAGGCCCCAAAAGCCTGA
- a CDS encoding LexA family protein, with protein MTQDSIPSGNIAKYLRAYLDFHGKKQVELTDVINKQKAGISKIVNCERGLKAEDAMKIWSWLGYKDDQWRRLYVEPPKSIEAIYPVNASPIEVRGDVEAGVWREAMEWPPFDRYKITVPVDSSYGSIPRYGLLVRGDSMNKVFPDGTVVIVINYADLGRSPMTGDYVVALRRSRCGSEFEATVKAVQVSENGDMILWPQSYNPDFRPVVLQADRSGDYGNGMDGHSNGAPDVQILAVVVGAYQSIPRASF; from the coding sequence ATGACACAAGATTCCATTCCAAGCGGAAACATCGCCAAATATTTGCGCGCCTACCTCGACTTCCACGGCAAGAAGCAGGTGGAATTAACGGATGTCATTAATAAGCAAAAGGCCGGGATTAGTAAGATTGTAAATTGTGAGCGCGGCCTTAAGGCAGAAGACGCCATGAAGATATGGTCTTGGCTTGGGTATAAAGACGACCAGTGGCGGCGCTTATATGTTGAGCCCCCAAAATCTATAGAGGCAATCTATCCGGTAAATGCTTCTCCAATAGAAGTGCGGGGAGATGTCGAGGCTGGGGTTTGGCGCGAAGCTATGGAGTGGCCTCCTTTTGATCGGTATAAAATTACCGTCCCAGTTGATTCCTCTTACGGCTCCATACCTAGATACGGCCTACTTGTGCGTGGCGATAGTATGAATAAGGTTTTCCCAGATGGTACGGTTGTGATTGTCATAAATTATGCAGACTTAGGCAGGAGCCCAATGACTGGCGATTACGTGGTGGCCCTGCGCCGATCTCGTTGTGGCAGTGAATTTGAGGCCACTGTTAAAGCCGTTCAGGTTTCCGAAAATGGGGATATGATCTTGTGGCCGCAAAGCTATAATCCAGATTTTAGGCCCGTGGTGCTCCAAGCAGATAGAAGCGGAGACTATGGAAACGGGATGGATGGCCACTCTAACGGCGCTCCAGACGTTCAGATTTTAGCCGTTGTTGTCGGCGCTTACCAAAGCATTCCCCGCGCATCTTTTTAA
- a CDS encoding DUF551 domain-containing protein gives MTDPRIEAAARALCIASRNDPDDLVWITTEPGVQEPYGSRWTARYHEAEEALAAADAAAWIKISDRLPGDGQEVLISTRDRIIINDKFNLDDEGGYFGCADNEDVTHWQPLPAPPTGGGNG, from the coding sequence ATGACTGACCCACGGATTGAGGCGGCTGCGCGAGCTCTGTGTATTGCAAGTAGGAACGATCCAGATGATTTAGTCTGGATCACTACAGAGCCGGGTGTGCAAGAGCCGTATGGCTCTCGGTGGACCGCTCGCTATCACGAAGCAGAGGAAGCCCTCGCAGCAGCAGACGCGGCGGCTTGGATTAAAATTAGTGATCGCCTGCCGGGTGACGGGCAGGAAGTCCTAATATCAACGCGCGATAGAATTATAATCAATGACAAATTTAACTTAGATGATGAGGGGGGCTACTTTGGCTGTGCGGATAATGAGGACGTAACCCACTGGCAACCCCTGCCCGCTCCACCGACAGGAGGCGGGAATGGGTGA
- a CDS encoding DUF6874 family protein — MIVKFDATEQEIADVNAIVGRIVPKICTATGRDLENVLLSTRMDLIATHANGCPMDFARMRKADDFNILHDVVGIKNHLNRKTGRLERMFLPRFAKGAGE; from the coding sequence ATGATTGTGAAATTTGACGCCACAGAGCAAGAAATCGCAGATGTAAATGCGATTGTGGGCCGCATAGTTCCTAAAATTTGCACTGCCACCGGACGAGATTTAGAAAACGTTTTATTATCTACGAGGATGGATTTAATCGCTACGCATGCAAACGGCTGTCCAATGGATTTTGCACGCATGAGAAAAGCCGACGATTTCAACATTCTGCATGACGTTGTGGGTATCAAAAATCACCTAAACCGAAAAACGGGGCGTCTTGAAAGGATGTTTCTCCCTCGTTTTGCGAAAGGAGCTGGCGAATGA
- a CDS encoding 3'-5' exonuclease, which translates to MILFFDTETTGLPDRYTPLNSDRQPHCVQIAALLTGEDGRERASLNLIVHPDGWTIPEAAAKVHGITTEMAQRCGVREAIAAAAFYDLTKKADLLVAHNIKFDVQIIDIMFARVPRGWRLLGEKFCTMDAAAPLVNLPPTERMIAAGIDKPKAPKLEECIKHFFNEELKGAHDAMVDVRACARLFFHLRDVEGAAA; encoded by the coding sequence ATGATCCTCTTTTTTGATACGGAGACTACAGGCCTTCCCGACCGGTACACTCCCCTCAATTCCGACCGGCAGCCGCATTGCGTGCAGATTGCGGCCCTGCTGACGGGAGAGGATGGTAGAGAACGCGCAAGCCTGAACCTGATCGTTCATCCTGATGGATGGACGATACCGGAAGCCGCAGCAAAGGTTCATGGTATCACAACAGAAATGGCGCAGCGTTGCGGTGTGCGTGAAGCAATAGCCGCAGCAGCCTTCTATGATCTGACTAAAAAGGCCGATCTGCTTGTCGCGCACAATATCAAATTCGATGTGCAGATCATCGACATTATGTTTGCGCGTGTGCCGCGTGGCTGGCGTCTGCTGGGCGAGAAGTTCTGCACGATGGATGCTGCCGCCCCGCTGGTGAACCTGCCGCCGACAGAACGCATGATCGCTGCTGGCATCGACAAACCCAAAGCACCGAAACTGGAAGAATGCATTAAGCACTTCTTTAATGAAGAACTCAAAGGCGCGCACGATGCCATGGTAGACGTTCGGGCATGCGCTCGTCTGTTCTTCCATCTGCGTGATGTAGAAGGAGCCGCAGCATGA